One window of Acidobacteriaceae bacterium genomic DNA carries:
- a CDS encoding ATP-binding protein, whose translation MHRNSSSRLLCVTLAVETDFLLARQRAKQIAHILGFDGQDQTRIATAVSEIARNAFEYAAGGTVEFYLDRDDRPSFRIIVTDKGRGIKNLEDIWDGTFVSASGMGVGIAGSRRLLDDLKIESSDTGTTVVMLKYLPRGRPVPAQKIIADHLAALGPQDASSALHAQNHEMMRLLNELRERERELSQLNQELKETNRGVMVLYAELEDRAQELQQASEMKSRFISGVTHELRTPLNSIVSLAGLLIRRIDGELSAEQEKQVLFIQRSAQNLTEMVNDLLDLAKIEAGKVTPRPSEFTIAEFFAALRGMFRPLAMNENVQLIIEDSPIVSTRLYTDEGKLAQILRNFISNALKFTERGTVHVRANLTRDGGVRFSVRDTGIGIAPEHAELVWQEWGQVESDQRPRHKGSGLGLPLSRQLAGLLGGKTWLESTLGEGSTFYVEIPTAVKSSTVRPEPVKSEATMLIIDDDEVSRYILRRTLVTLTSAKLLEASSLVEARRCLATYHPSVIFLDIVMPEENGLAFAEELGENEDTAELPIVLVSSKVLTPEEEAYIQRRSLVYINKDHGDAEDQRVALERVLLNLGMSDLHESREAH comes from the coding sequence AGTTTCCGAAATTGCGCGCAACGCGTTCGAATATGCGGCGGGCGGTACCGTCGAATTCTATTTAGACCGCGACGATCGCCCGTCGTTTCGGATCATCGTCACGGACAAGGGCAGAGGGATCAAGAATCTCGAGGACATCTGGGACGGGACGTTCGTATCTGCATCAGGTATGGGCGTGGGCATAGCCGGCTCTCGGCGGCTGTTGGACGATCTGAAGATCGAGAGCTCTGACACCGGAACAACCGTAGTTATGCTCAAGTATCTTCCACGCGGGCGGCCCGTCCCGGCACAGAAAATAATCGCCGACCACCTTGCGGCACTCGGTCCACAGGATGCAAGTTCCGCTCTGCACGCGCAGAATCACGAGATGATGCGCCTTCTCAACGAGCTACGCGAACGCGAGCGCGAGCTCAGCCAGCTAAATCAGGAGTTGAAGGAGACCAATCGCGGCGTCATGGTTCTGTACGCGGAACTCGAGGACCGCGCGCAGGAGCTGCAGCAAGCCTCAGAGATGAAATCGCGTTTTATCTCGGGAGTGACCCATGAGCTGCGCACGCCGCTCAACTCCATCGTTTCATTGGCCGGACTACTGATTCGGCGAATCGATGGCGAGTTGAGCGCGGAACAAGAGAAGCAGGTGCTCTTCATTCAGCGCTCTGCGCAGAACCTGACGGAGATGGTCAACGATCTTCTCGACCTGGCGAAGATTGAAGCGGGCAAAGTCACGCCACGGCCATCCGAGTTCACGATCGCCGAGTTCTTCGCCGCGTTGCGCGGTATGTTTCGCCCACTCGCCATGAACGAGAATGTCCAGCTCATCATCGAAGACAGTCCCATAGTGTCAACCCGCCTCTACACGGACGAAGGCAAACTGGCGCAGATACTTCGGAACTTCATCTCCAATGCACTCAAGTTCACTGAGCGGGGCACGGTTCATGTAAGAGCGAACCTCACGCGCGATGGCGGTGTTCGCTTCTCGGTGAGGGACACGGGGATCGGCATCGCGCCGGAACACGCAGAACTCGTCTGGCAGGAGTGGGGACAGGTTGAAAGCGATCAGCGGCCCCGCCATAAGGGCAGCGGTCTCGGCCTTCCGCTGTCGCGCCAGCTTGCTGGGCTGTTGGGCGGGAAGACCTGGCTTGAATCCACTCTCGGCGAAGGCTCGACCTTTTATGTTGAGATCCCGACGGCAGTAAAATCATCAACTGTTCGGCCCGAGCCGGTTAAGAGCGAGGCAACGATGCTCATCATCGACGACGATGAGGTCTCGCGGTACATCCTTCGTCGCACACTCGTTACGCTGACCAGTGCGAAGCTCCTCGAGGCATCTTCTCTCGTCGAAGCTCGCCGCTGCCTGGCAACATATCATCCCAGCGTCATCTTCCTGGACATCGTCATGCCAGAGGAGAACGGACTTGCTTTCGCCGAGGAACTGGGAGAGAACGAAGACACCGCTGAACTGCCAATCGTGCTCGTCAGCTCCAAGGTGCTAACGCCCGAGGAAGAGGCGTACATCCAGCGCCGTTCGCTCGTTTACATCAATAAGGATCACGGCGACGCAGAAGATCAACGCGTAGCTTTGGAGCGCGTGCTCCTGAACCTCGGCATGAGCGATCTTCACGAATCGAGGGAGGCGCATTGA
- a CDS encoding ATP-binding protein, whose amino-acid sequence MIHHKKRPILYVDDTVEQRYAMRRILETEGFDVLEAGTGKEALKLMERDPALAVVDVRLPDISGYELSRQMKEMSPHLQVLQVSASFSDPELRVSGLSGGADAYLAQPVYPSELVTLIRRMLRTADAEEALRFLATIGTRLSESLSISDTATNICEAIVPRFADRCRIFLEKSPGRAASYFPIGKRDDEDLIAAMKPHSAITTVCMANSRLLVAPLSSGTRSIGLIAFQLDQDREYTESDLILADDLANRAALALQNCILFSSEQLTRSALVQSEKLATAGRMAAAIAHEINNPLEALTNLLYIVESSNGATESIRETAGAALAEVTRIAHITRQTLSFYRDMRTPMTLNLSQSVSDTLQLYIRRFTDKRIAIELKLDEKVQIKGVKGEIRQVVANLLTNAVEAMEPDGNMQLAVFEDQQDAVLSVSDSGPGISEELIGKIFEPFFTTKQGTGTGLGLWITQTIVEKHGGKIRVSTKRGITDHGASFEVRFAKA is encoded by the coding sequence TTGATACATCACAAGAAGCGGCCGATCCTCTACGTGGACGATACCGTCGAGCAGCGCTACGCCATGCGTCGGATCCTCGAGACGGAGGGTTTTGACGTGCTCGAGGCTGGAACAGGCAAGGAAGCCCTCAAACTAATGGAAAGGGACCCGGCGCTTGCGGTCGTGGACGTCAGACTTCCCGACATCAGCGGATATGAGCTATCGCGGCAGATGAAAGAGATGTCGCCTCATCTCCAGGTGCTGCAGGTATCGGCAAGCTTCAGCGATCCCGAGTTGCGAGTCTCGGGGCTGTCTGGAGGCGCTGACGCTTACCTCGCTCAGCCGGTGTATCCCTCCGAACTTGTCACTTTGATTCGCCGCATGCTGCGCACAGCGGACGCGGAAGAGGCACTTCGTTTTCTCGCAACCATCGGCACGCGCCTGAGCGAATCGCTGTCCATTTCGGATACCGCAACCAACATCTGCGAGGCGATCGTTCCGCGGTTCGCAGACCGATGCCGGATATTCCTGGAGAAGTCTCCCGGACGCGCAGCGTCTTACTTCCCGATAGGGAAACGCGACGATGAGGACCTGATTGCGGCAATGAAGCCGCATTCGGCAATAACAACCGTCTGCATGGCAAATAGTCGGTTGCTTGTGGCACCGCTTTCGAGTGGTACGAGGTCCATCGGTTTGATCGCATTTCAATTGGATCAGGATCGCGAGTACACGGAGTCAGACCTCATCCTGGCCGATGATCTCGCGAACAGAGCAGCCTTGGCTCTGCAGAACTGCATCCTGTTTTCTTCCGAGCAACTGACCCGCTCTGCTCTGGTTCAATCCGAGAAACTCGCGACTGCGGGACGAATGGCCGCTGCCATAGCACACGAGATTAACAACCCGCTCGAAGCTCTCACCAATTTGCTCTACATCGTTGAAAGTTCGAATGGAGCGACCGAATCGATTCGAGAGACGGCCGGTGCTGCTCTCGCAGAGGTGACCCGTATTGCTCACATTACACGGCAGACATTGAGCTTTTATAGGGACATGCGAACGCCGATGACTCTGAACCTCTCCCAGAGTGTCTCGGACACGCTCCAGCTCTACATCAGGCGATTCACAGACAAAAGGATTGCGATCGAGCTCAAACTCGACGAGAAGGTTCAGATCAAAGGCGTAAAGGGAGAGATACGACAGGTTGTCGCGAACCTGTTGACGAATGCAGTTGAGGCGATGGAGCCCGACGGGAACATGCAGCTCGCGGTCTTCGAAGACCAACAGGACGCGGTTCTTTCTGTCTCCGATTCGGGGCCCGGCATAAGCGAGGAGCTGATCGGAAAGATCTTTGAGCCGTTCTTCACAACCAAACAGGGAACGGGAACCGGTCTGGGGCTCTGGATCACGCAGACGATTGTCGAAAAGCATGGGGGCAAGATTCGGGTCTCAACCAAGCGGGGCATCACGGATCATGGAGCGTCGTTTGAGGTCAGGTTCGCGAAGGCGTAG